In Daucus carota subsp. sativus chromosome 4, DH1 v3.0, whole genome shotgun sequence, one DNA window encodes the following:
- the LOC108217013 gene encoding uncharacterized protein LOC108217013 — translation MNELQERAEKYIKAEESLKKSQNNQGPTLNPRKRGNDTEYNADSKYSKTGDSDKSPTKKRARPRFTEYARLNALRGQILMEIKKDGSIRWPKPIRTDPKKRNKDLYCRFHKDTGHKTDDCRQLKDEIEFLIRKGKLSRYTMDTNRNPRDNDNRGKDNDNRDKRNQPRGPVINVISKGPTAAGLSSNSRKAYAREVMCIVGEPLKRAKIEFALAFDNLDLDKVKFSHDDPLVITPLIGNSSVKRVLVDSGASVDILFHDAYEKMGYSDSQLTPSDMPIYGFNNVETKIEGII, via the coding sequence ATGAATGAGCTCCAGGAGAGGGCCGAGAAGTATATCAAGGCTGAGGAAAGCCTGAAGAAATCCCAGAATAACCAGGGACCGACCCTGAACCCAAGGAAACGTGGAAACGACACCGAGTACAACGCGGATAGTAAGTATTCGAAGACAGGGGATAGTGATAAGTCCCCGACCAAAAAGAGAGCACgaccgaggttcactgagtatgcaaggctgaatgcccTTAGGGGTCAGATCCTGATGGAAATTAAGAAAGACGGAAGTattcgatggccgaagcctattaGGACTGACCCCAAAAAgagaaacaaggacttgtactgcaggtttcataaggatacaggacataagaccgatgattgtcggcagttgaaggatgagattgagtttttgATCCGGAAAGGCAAGTTGTCCAGGTATACTATGGATACAAATAGGAATCCCCGTGACAATGATAATCGTGGAAAAGACAACGATAATAGGGATAAGAGAAACCAGCCTAGAGGGCCTGTGATCAATGTAATCTCTAAAGGACCGACCGCAGCAGGCCTAtctagtaactcacgaaaagcttatgctcgtgaagtgatgtGCATTGTTGGAGAGCCCCTGAAGAGGGCAAAAATTGAGTTTGCTCTAGCATTCGACAATTTAGATCTTGACAAAGTTAAATTTTCCCATGATGATCCTTTGGTAATCACCCCGTTGATTGGAAACTCTTCTGTAAAAAGGGTACTCGTTGACAGTGGAGCCTCAGTAGATATCTTATTTCATGATGCATATGAGAAGATGGGATATTCTGATTCGCAATTGACACCttcagatatgcctatatacgGCTTTAATAATGTGGAGACAAAGATTGAAGGTATCATATAA
- the LOC108217996 gene encoding zinc finger protein ZAT9 has product METHKCKLCCRSFDNGRALGGHMRSHMLNLYVPGQHDDYESIRSYSDEEEEEDKGVLNYELRENPRKSFRVVDPEFSVVVQDRESESESFKNDDLDRVRRSKRIQSFDHENLGCESKKSKLSNETNSSGSETTEEEDIAYCLIMLSRDKWRSPKRINKYVSMDYFDAYNDDEDEEDEDEDEEEVVKINKSGNKGKGKYRCETCNKVFKSYQALGGHRASHKKIKATNFEENEKDNRYNSNANGAEVKIHECPVCFRVFASGQALGGHKRSHGIGLSNGIVAATAKNRTQYISLEQGPVKEFSKYGGETKIDLNLPAPVCEDEFSSQVEVSAVSDAEFVHPSS; this is encoded by the coding sequence ATGGAGACGCACAAATGTAAGCTGTGTTGCAGGAGTTTTGATAATGGGAGAGCTTTGGGTGGCCACATGAGATCTCATATGTTGAATCTTTATGTTCCAGGCCAGCATGATGATTACGAGTCGATTCGGTCTTATtctgatgaagaagaggaagaggatAAAGGGGTGTTGAATTATGAGCTTAGAGAGAATCCCAGGAAGAGTTTTCGTGTTGTGGATCCTGAATTTTCTGTGGTGGTTCAAGATAGAGAGAGCGAGTCAGAGTCGTTCAAGAATGATGATCTTGATCGTGTTCGGAGGTCTAAAAGGATCCAGAGTTTTGATCATGAAAATCTAGGTTGTGAATCGAAAAAGTCTAAGTTGAGTAACGAGACGAATTCTTCAGGTTCTGAGACGACAGAGGAGGAAGATATTGCGTATTGTTTGATAATGCTGTCGAGGGACAAATGGAGATCACCAAAACGGATCAATAAATATGTGTCTATGGATTATTTTGATGCCTACAATGACGACGAGGATGAGGAGGACGAGGATGAGGACGAGGAGGAAGTTGTGAAAATTAACAAATCGGGTAACAAGGGTAAAGGGAAGTATAGATGTGAGACATGTAACAAAGTTTTTAAATCGTACCAAGCTTTAGGTGGTCACAGGGCGAGTCACAAGAAGATCAAAGCGACGAATTTCGAAGAAAATGAGAAAGATAATCGATATAACAGTAATGCAAATGGTGCCGAGGTGAAAATTCATGAATGCCCTGTTTGTTTTAGAGTTTTTGCATCCGGACAGGCACTTGGTGGACATAAAAGGTCACATGGCATTGGTTTATCGAATGGAATTGTGGCCGCAACCGCTAAAAATCGAACTCAGTATATCTCGCTAGAGCAGGGTCCGGTTAAGGAATTTTCGAAATATGGTGGTGAGAccaaaattgatttaaatcttCCTGCTCCGGTTTGCGAAGATGAGTTTAGCAGCCAGGTTGAGGTTTCTGCAGTTTCTGATGCTGAGTTTGTTCATCCATCAAGTTGA